CAAACTCCCCCTGGGCCACCCCCTGGTGAAAGAGCTGGGTGAGCTGGGCCAAGATTTCCTCCTCCAGCTCCTGAATGCGCCGGAAAGGGGTCTCCCCTCCCTTGGAGAGCCAGCGGGGCAGGTCCCGGAAATAAGCCGGGAAGAGCAACCGCTCCTGCCGCAGATAACCCAGGCACAGGCGCATGACCGCCAGGAGGCGGTCCCAGGCCGGCTCGGGCGCGGTCAGAAGGCCGGTGAGGTCCCGGCGCAGGTTTTCCCCCACCTGGGACATGAGGGCGCAGATGAGGTGGTCCTTGCTCTGGAAATAGAGATAGACGGTGCCTTTGGCCACCCCGGCGGCCTGGGCGATCTCCTCCATGGTGACCGCCTCCCAGCCCCCCCGGGCCTCCATCACCTGGCGGGCGGCGGCCAGGATCTCCTGGGTCCGGAACCGGGTCAGCACCTCTTTTTTCGTGACTTTGGCGCTCATTGACCTTATAGTCAGAAAAATGACTATTTAGTCAATAAAATGGAGACTGCCTCCTGTCAAGTTAAAACTTGCCTCGACGTGGAATATTCCTTGCACCGGCGGGGGGATTGTCGTCAAAATAATGGGTAAGTGAAATCGCGGCCAGAAAGGCCCGGCAACGGGCATGAGGCAGACACGGCCTGAAAGGAGGGGGTGACACCCTCCGGGAGGACCTATGGAACGTCGGGAATTTCTGAAGAAACTGGCGCTCCTGGGCGCGGCGGCGGGCGCGGCCCGCTTCGTGATGCCCGAGGAGCTCTGGGCCATGGCGCCGGAAAAGCGGCCCCAGCCCGTCATCGCCAAAGTGGAGGGCACCAACTGGGCCAACCTCACCTCCGATGCCGTCCAGGCCCTTGGCGGCATGAAAAAGTTCGTCAACCCCGGTGAGACGGTGGTGGTGAAACCCAACATGGCCTGGGACCGGGCCCCGGAGCTGGCCGCCAACGCCCACCCCGACGTGGTGCGCCGGGTGGTGGAGATGTGCCTCGAGGCCGGCGCCAAGCAGGTCAAGGTCCTGGACCACACCTGCCACGACGCCCGCA
This Desulfobaccales bacterium DNA region includes the following protein-coding sequences:
- a CDS encoding TetR/AcrR family transcriptional regulator, whose protein sequence is MSAKVTKKEVLTRFRTQEILAAARQVMEARGGWEAVTMEEIAQAAGVAKGTVYLYFQSKDHLICALMSQVGENLRRDLTGLLTAPEPAWDRLLAVMRLCLGYLRQERLLFPAYFRDLPRWLSKGGETPFRRIQELEEEILAQLTQLFHQGVAQGEFVAAEPRLLTYLFRGLIRAVGHYQMQEAPEGGVDDAEPVLVALLGGLRQPGASREVLSA